One genomic segment of Corynebacterium durum includes these proteins:
- a CDS encoding helix-turn-helix transcriptional regulator has product MSTPQTINDLSTLSVPATEAAALIGVSPRTLSNWRTQGVGPVFVRVGTPHSRTLYRLDDLRTWLDANRVETSASKAVAR; this is encoded by the coding sequence ATGTCTACTCCCCAGACGATCAACGATTTATCCACGCTCTCGGTCCCGGCCACGGAGGCCGCAGCCCTCATCGGTGTCAGCCCGCGCACACTCTCTAACTGGCGCACACAGGGCGTCGGCCCGGTCTTCGTTCGCGTCGGTACGCCCCACTCGCGTACGCTCTACCGTCTCGATGACCTGCGAACCTGGCTCGACGCCAACCGGGTCGAGACGTCTGCCTCGAAGGCGGTGGCACGATGA